In Isoptericola jiangsuensis, the following proteins share a genomic window:
- the murG gene encoding undecaprenyldiphospho-muramoylpentapeptide beta-N-acetylglucosaminyltransferase has product MNPSDLRSVVLAGGGTAGHVNPLLAVADELRRREPAATFLVLGTSTGLEADLVPARGYELRQIPRVPLPRRPSTDLLRLPGRLTEAVRAAEAAIDEIGAQVVVGFGGYVSTPAYLAARRRGVPVVVHEANARPGLANRLGSRWAAAVGTTFPGTTLPGATCVGLPLRAEIADLVGRRETDAAAARREAAARLGLDPTLPTLLVTGGSSGALSVNRAVVGAAGELLAAGIQVLHLTGRGKDAEVREAVAALDPSIDASRYHVREYLSEMHEALAACDLVVARSGAGTVCELAALGVPAVYVPLPVGNGEQRLNATGVVEAGGGLLVDDVDLTPRWVAAQVPALLRDDARLAAMAAAARGAGVRDAAARMADMVAGAAGWTR; this is encoded by the coding sequence GTGAACCCATCCGATCTGCGCTCCGTCGTGCTGGCCGGTGGCGGCACCGCCGGCCACGTGAACCCCCTGCTCGCCGTCGCGGACGAGCTCCGCCGACGTGAGCCGGCGGCGACGTTCCTCGTCCTGGGGACCTCGACCGGCCTGGAGGCCGACCTGGTCCCGGCCCGCGGCTACGAGCTGCGCCAGATCCCGCGCGTCCCGCTGCCGCGGCGCCCCAGCACCGACCTGCTGCGCCTGCCCGGCCGGCTCACCGAGGCCGTCCGCGCCGCCGAGGCCGCGATCGACGAGATCGGCGCCCAGGTGGTCGTCGGGTTCGGCGGCTACGTGTCCACCCCCGCCTACCTGGCGGCGCGCCGCCGCGGCGTGCCCGTGGTGGTCCACGAGGCCAACGCGCGACCCGGCCTGGCCAACCGCCTCGGCTCCCGGTGGGCGGCCGCCGTCGGCACGACCTTCCCGGGCACCACCCTGCCCGGCGCGACGTGCGTCGGCCTGCCGCTGCGGGCCGAGATCGCCGACCTCGTCGGCCGCCGCGAGACCGACGCCGCCGCGGCGCGTCGCGAGGCTGCGGCCCGGCTCGGGCTCGACCCGACCCTGCCCACGCTGCTCGTCACCGGGGGCTCGTCCGGGGCCCTCAGCGTCAACCGCGCCGTCGTCGGCGCCGCCGGCGAGCTCCTCGCCGCCGGGATCCAGGTGCTGCACCTCACCGGCCGCGGCAAGGACGCCGAGGTGCGCGAGGCCGTCGCCGCCCTCGACCCCTCGATCGACGCGTCGCGCTACCACGTGCGCGAGTACCTGTCCGAGATGCACGAGGCGCTGGCCGCCTGCGACCTCGTCGTCGCGCGCTCCGGCGCCGGGACCGTCTGCGAGCTCGCCGCGCTCGGCGTCCCGGCCGTCTACGTGCCGCTGCCCGTCGGCAACGGCGAGCAGCGCCTCAACGCCACCGGCGTCGTCGAGGCCGGCGGCGGCCTCCTCGTCGACGACGTCGACCTCACCCCCCGCTGGGTCGCCGCCCAGGTGCCCGCCCTGCTGCGCGACGACGCGCGGCTCGCCGCGATGGCGGCCGCCGCGCGCGGCGCCGGCGTGCGCGACGCCGCGGCCCGCATGGCCGACATGGTCGCCGGCGCGGCCGGGTGGACCCGATGA